One Erythrobacter aureus DNA segment encodes these proteins:
- a CDS encoding SDR family oxidoreductase — translation MPTSEAPATLVITGASRGIGLETARLFAEHGYRIVNISRSPIPIEGAVDITADLASPDWAERIKEELDAALAGSGEISLIHNSAIQLPGAIDQVDAGDFRKTLELAVVAPSILNRLVLPHQSAGSSIIYVGSTLSQRASKGLAAYVASKHAVVGLMRSTAQDLGGTGIHTACVCPGFTDTEMLREYGGEATEYLKSLVHEKRLIDPDEIARMLLFAARNPVVNGSILQAELCFVQP, via the coding sequence ATGCCGACGTCAGAAGCACCCGCAACCCTCGTCATCACCGGTGCCAGCCGGGGGATCGGCCTCGAAACAGCGCGGCTCTTCGCGGAACATGGCTATCGCATCGTCAACATATCCCGCAGTCCGATCCCGATTGAGGGGGCGGTGGACATCACTGCCGATCTGGCCAGCCCGGACTGGGCCGAGCGGATCAAGGAAGAGCTCGATGCGGCGCTGGCTGGATCGGGCGAGATCAGCCTGATCCACAACTCGGCCATTCAACTGCCCGGCGCTATCGACCAGGTCGATGCGGGCGATTTCCGAAAGACGCTCGAACTGGCGGTTGTGGCTCCATCGATCCTCAATCGGCTGGTGCTGCCCCACCAGTCGGCCGGATCGTCGATCATCTATGTCGGATCCACGCTGAGCCAGCGTGCCAGCAAAGGGCTGGCGGCCTATGTGGCGAGCAAACATGCGGTCGTGGGTTTGATGCGAAGCACGGCGCAGGACCTTGGCGGGACGGGCATCCACACAGCCTGTGTCTGCCCCGGTTTCACCGATACCGAAATGCTGCGCGAATATGGCGGAGAGGCGACCGAATACCTCAAATCGCTGGTACACGAAAAACGGCTCATCGACCCGGACGAGATTGCGCGCATGCTGCTTTTTGCCGCGCGGAATCCGGTGGTGAACGGGTCGATTTTGCAGGCCGAACTGTGCTTCGTCCAACCCTGA
- a CDS encoding TetR/AcrR family transcriptional regulator yields the protein MTVLDAQLAPRKVPKQQRAQFTVDCILRAAESIIMKSGYDAANTNHIAEVAGVSIGSLYQYFSSKEAIAAALVENAVINASEVLRDCLIENMAKPLEDSAQAIIETILKTRKQYSFIFLRLPREVPKLGRLSRTVTTEKFLYHTIRAYYQQHRAEINVDDLEVAMFVSEHIIVGSIDAYLENNSPAITDEQLVQQLSDAFVKYLTK from the coding sequence ATGACGGTATTGGATGCTCAGCTCGCACCGCGTAAGGTGCCTAAGCAGCAGCGCGCACAATTCACCGTGGATTGCATTTTGCGGGCGGCCGAATCCATTATCATGAAAAGCGGCTATGATGCCGCCAACACCAACCACATTGCCGAAGTGGCGGGCGTCAGCATCGGTTCGCTCTACCAGTATTTTTCCAGCAAGGAAGCCATCGCCGCGGCACTGGTCGAAAACGCGGTCATCAATGCCTCAGAGGTCCTGCGTGATTGCCTGATCGAAAACATGGCCAAGCCGCTCGAAGATTCGGCGCAGGCCATCATCGAGACGATCCTGAAAACACGGAAGCAATACAGCTTCATCTTCCTGCGCCTGCCCCGTGAAGTCCCCAAGCTGGGCAGGCTGTCGCGCACGGTTACGACGGAGAAGTTCCTCTATCATACGATCCGGGCCTATTATCAGCAGCACCGCGCGGAGATAAACGTCGACGATCTCGAAGTGGCGATGTTCGTATCGGAACACATTATCGTCGGCAGTATCGACGCCTATCTGGAAAACAATTCCCCAGCGATCACCGACGAACAGCTCGTCCAGCAGCTCTCCGACGCGTTCGTCAAATATCTCACCAAATAG
- a CDS encoding acyl-CoA dehydrogenase family protein translates to MNFDFDADQVAFVARVREFLAEVREWPDADDIMCPERESDSILADTPARRAFNKELARRGYLGMSWPKEYGGQEKPGIYEYLLNEELSRVGAPLIGKGVGCVGQTLIRHGSDKLKAEFLPKILSADVEFALGYSEPHAGSDLASLRLRAERVEGGWMLNGQKMFTTSAHFADWYWLAARTDFDAPKHKGISLFLLPMDQEGITIQPIETMGEHVTNAVFLDNIFVPEDYLVGELNRGWPYICEALDYERFTFYTYSPLEEKLKVLKGLLGETKRNGERLDASTEVRHGLARLTADVQMAKMLQRRVIYASSQGRVPTIEAAMCKLYSTALHQKLADFAIDRLGADGLLHKADPDAPAGGKWEWSYRATALDTIGAGTSEVQKNIIARRELGLPLEF, encoded by the coding sequence ATGAATTTCGATTTCGATGCCGATCAGGTAGCGTTCGTCGCGCGTGTTCGGGAGTTTCTCGCCGAGGTGCGGGAATGGCCGGATGCGGACGACATCATGTGCCCGGAACGCGAATCGGATTCCATTCTGGCGGACACACCGGCGCGCAGGGCCTTCAACAAGGAACTGGCGCGCAGGGGGTACCTCGGCATGTCCTGGCCAAAGGAATATGGCGGGCAGGAAAAGCCGGGCATCTACGAATATCTCCTCAACGAAGAGCTTTCGCGCGTCGGTGCCCCCCTGATCGGGAAGGGGGTCGGATGTGTGGGGCAGACGCTCATTCGGCACGGGTCCGACAAGTTGAAGGCCGAGTTCCTGCCCAAGATCCTGTCGGCCGATGTCGAGTTTGCTCTCGGCTATTCGGAACCCCATGCCGGATCGGATCTGGCATCGCTGCGGCTGCGCGCGGAACGCGTCGAAGGCGGATGGATGCTCAACGGTCAGAAGATGTTCACCACCTCGGCCCATTTCGCGGACTGGTACTGGCTCGCCGCGCGGACCGATTTCGATGCGCCGAAGCATAAGGGCATCAGCCTGTTTCTTCTGCCGATGGATCAGGAGGGGATCACGATCCAGCCGATCGAAACGATGGGCGAGCATGTCACCAACGCGGTTTTTCTCGACAACATCTTCGTCCCGGAAGACTATCTGGTCGGCGAGTTGAACCGGGGGTGGCCCTATATTTGCGAAGCGCTCGATTACGAACGCTTCACCTTCTACACCTACAGCCCCCTAGAGGAAAAGCTCAAGGTGCTCAAAGGGTTGCTCGGCGAAACCAAGCGCAATGGCGAGCGCCTGGACGCGTCCACAGAGGTCCGGCACGGCCTCGCACGGCTTACGGCCGACGTTCAGATGGCCAAGATGCTGCAGCGCCGCGTTATCTACGCCTCCTCGCAGGGGCGCGTCCCCACGATCGAGGCCGCCATGTGCAAGCTCTACAGCACGGCACTCCACCAGAAGCTGGCAGACTTCGCGATCGATAGGCTTGGCGCGGATGGCCTGCTGCACAAGGCCGATCCCGACGCTCCCGCCGGCGGGAAGTGGGAATGGTCCTATCGCGCCACTGCACTCGACACGATCGGTGCGGGCACTTCGGAAGTTCAGAAGAACATCATCGCGAGGCGCGAGCTCGGCCTGCCGCTGGAGTTCTGA
- a CDS encoding acetyl-CoA hydrolase/transferase family protein, which yields MIENLTAAALTDLLHESTRLFLPGTTGEPLALRNRLEEHEDSLGHLSVLTNFVAGLNDFAHPVLTGAMESAGFFPASELPAYRQIIATYSGIGRQLAQFAPDITFVPTTIPDARGYVGCGLSAEFVRDALETSGRVVALANPALPRLINGDLIHRDEFSAIFNDEAAPLALASGGTDPDDIGDEIARNVVSLVDDGAAIQCGIGKVPSLFLKHLRSKKRLRVHSGIVTESIRGLVEADSIDREFPIVCATIAGSHAFYCWLDGREDFLLNPVRHTHSASILSRIEKFVAVNSALQVDLLGQVNSEGFGAKPISAPGGLPEFCRAGHQSSGGCSIIALPSTASRGKRSRIVSSLASTLPVTIARTDVDFVVTEYGIADLRAKTASERAAELVAIAHPDFRAALIEAAP from the coding sequence TTGATCGAGAACCTGACGGCTGCCGCGCTGACCGATCTGCTGCACGAAAGCACGCGCCTGTTCCTTCCGGGCACCACCGGCGAACCGCTTGCGCTGCGCAACCGGCTCGAGGAACATGAAGACAGCCTTGGGCATCTGTCGGTGCTGACGAACTTCGTCGCGGGCCTCAACGATTTCGCCCATCCCGTCCTGACCGGTGCGATGGAAAGTGCAGGCTTTTTCCCTGCATCGGAACTCCCGGCCTATCGTCAAATCATCGCGACCTATTCCGGCATCGGCCGGCAGCTTGCGCAATTCGCACCGGACATCACCTTCGTTCCGACCACCATTCCCGACGCACGCGGCTATGTCGGTTGCGGCCTGTCCGCCGAGTTCGTGCGGGATGCGCTCGAAACATCCGGGCGGGTCGTCGCGCTTGCCAACCCGGCCCTCCCTCGCCTGATCAATGGCGACCTCATTCACCGCGACGAATTTTCGGCAATTTTCAATGACGAAGCAGCACCGCTGGCGCTGGCGTCGGGCGGTACCGACCCCGACGATATCGGTGACGAAATCGCACGAAACGTGGTCAGCCTCGTCGATGATGGCGCGGCGATCCAATGCGGCATTGGCAAGGTCCCGAGCCTTTTTCTCAAGCATTTGAGATCGAAGAAGCGGCTTCGAGTCCACTCCGGCATCGTAACGGAATCCATCCGCGGACTCGTCGAAGCCGACTCGATCGACAGGGAATTCCCGATCGTGTGTGCCACCATCGCCGGATCGCACGCGTTCTATTGCTGGCTGGATGGGCGGGAGGACTTCCTCCTCAATCCGGTGCGACATACCCATAGCGCGTCCATATTGTCGCGGATCGAGAAATTCGTGGCCGTAAATTCGGCGCTGCAGGTGGACCTGCTGGGGCAAGTCAACTCCGAGGGTTTCGGAGCGAAGCCGATAAGCGCGCCGGGCGGATTGCCCGAATTCTGCCGGGCCGGTCATCAATCCTCGGGAGGATGTTCGATCATTGCCCTTCCCTCGACGGCTTCACGCGGCAAACGATCGCGGATCGTGTCTTCGTTGGCCTCGACATTGCCGGTCACCATCGCGCGAACCGATGTGGATTTCGTGGTCACGGAATACGGGATCGCCGACTTGCGCGCAAAGACAGCGAGCGAGAGGGCTGCCGAGCTCGTGGCGATCGCGCACCCCGACTTCCGAGCCGCTCTGATCGAAGCGGCACCCTGA